One stretch of Tumebacillus sp. BK434 DNA includes these proteins:
- a CDS encoding GNAT family N-acetyltransferase produces MVVKVEPVTCVGEHLRELAELLILVVEDGASVGFLPPLLEPVATRYWEDVLEPGVLLFVAKVDDEIAGSIQLHLSSKQNGDHRAEIAKLMTHPKFRRRGVARALMQTAEARARQEGRSLIVLDTRAGDPSNLLYVSMGYQEAGRIPNFARSANGDLHPTVFYYKEIGS; encoded by the coding sequence ATTGTTGTGAAAGTCGAGCCAGTAACTTGCGTCGGCGAGCACCTGCGGGAGCTTGCGGAACTATTGATTCTGGTCGTGGAGGACGGGGCTTCTGTCGGTTTTTTGCCGCCTTTGTTGGAACCGGTGGCCACGAGGTATTGGGAGGATGTGTTGGAGCCCGGCGTACTTTTGTTTGTGGCGAAAGTAGACGATGAGATCGCCGGCAGCATTCAACTGCATCTGAGCAGCAAGCAAAACGGCGATCATCGGGCAGAGATCGCCAAGCTGATGACGCACCCCAAGTTTCGCCGCCGAGGGGTGGCCCGGGCGTTGATGCAAACGGCTGAAGCAAGAGCGCGGCAGGAGGGACGGTCGCTGATCGTGCTCGATACGAGAGCAGGCGACCCTTCAAATCTGCTCTACGTTTCCATGGGGTATCAGGAAGCGGGGCGGATTCCCAACTTTGCGCGATCGGCAAATGGCGATCTGCATCCCACGGTGTTCTACTACAAAGAAATCGGATCATAG
- a CDS encoding erythromycin esterase family protein, which produces MNSETIVAQIEKNAIRLSTPDDLDLLIEAAGDAKYVLLGEASHGTSEFYTWRAELSKRLISEKGFNFIAVEGDWPSCYSLNRYLKHDPGAEPTPRAAMQAFNRWPTWMWANAEIIELAKWMREFNAQRAPEQQKAGFYGLDVYSLWESMEEVIGYLARIGSPELAHAQKAFACFEPFKRNEQSYGLSASFFSESCEEEVVRVLMALHNGRDFGALDAEAALSAEINALVAVNAERYYRAMIRSGPDSWNIRDLHMAETLNRVADFYGPDAKAIIWEHNTHIGDARATDMAGAGMINIGQLLREQHAENDVYAIGFGTHHGTVIAGRAWGAPMEEMRVPPAQRDSWEDLLHRAGSYDKILMLGADNALFQEVIGHRAIGVVYDPEDERGNYVPSRMAQRYDAFLYIEESKALDPLVLGVVHS; this is translated from the coding sequence TTGCACAGATTGAGAAAAACGCGATCCGCTTGTCGACCCCCGATGATCTCGATCTGCTGATCGAAGCAGCGGGCGATGCCAAATACGTTCTGCTCGGCGAGGCGTCGCACGGCACCTCCGAGTTCTACACCTGGCGGGCCGAACTATCCAAACGCCTGATCTCAGAAAAAGGATTCAATTTTATCGCCGTGGAAGGCGACTGGCCATCCTGCTACTCCCTGAACCGCTATCTCAAGCATGACCCGGGCGCCGAACCCACTCCGCGAGCGGCGATGCAGGCTTTCAACCGCTGGCCGACCTGGATGTGGGCCAACGCGGAGATCATCGAGCTCGCGAAATGGATGCGCGAATTCAATGCACAGCGCGCTCCGGAACAGCAAAAAGCCGGCTTTTACGGCCTCGACGTCTACAGCTTGTGGGAATCGATGGAGGAAGTGATCGGCTATCTGGCGCGCATCGGCTCTCCGGAACTTGCCCACGCCCAAAAAGCGTTTGCGTGCTTCGAGCCCTTCAAACGCAACGAGCAGTCCTACGGTCTGTCTGCAAGCTTCTTCTCGGAAAGCTGTGAAGAGGAAGTGGTGCGGGTCTTGATGGCGTTGCACAACGGACGCGATTTTGGCGCCCTGGATGCAGAGGCGGCTCTGAGCGCAGAGATCAACGCCCTGGTCGCGGTCAACGCCGAGCGTTACTACCGCGCGATGATCCGAAGCGGCCCGGATTCCTGGAACATCCGCGATCTGCATATGGCGGAGACGTTGAACCGCGTAGCCGACTTCTACGGACCCGATGCAAAAGCGATCATCTGGGAACACAACACGCACATCGGCGATGCCCGTGCCACCGACATGGCCGGAGCCGGCATGATCAACATCGGGCAACTGCTCCGTGAACAACATGCGGAAAACGACGTGTATGCGATCGGCTTTGGCACCCATCACGGCACTGTGATCGCCGGACGTGCCTGGGGCGCACCGATGGAGGAAATGCGCGTGCCGCCAGCACAAAGAGATTCGTGGGAAGATCTGCTGCACCGCGCCGGCAGCTATGACAAGATCCTGATGCTCGGTGCGGACAACGCTCTGTTTCAAGAGGTGATCGGGCACCGGGCGATCGGCGTCGTCTACGATCCGGAAGACGAACGGGGCAACTATGTGCCTTCCCGCATGGCGCAGCGCTACGATGCTTTCCTCTACATCGAAGAATCAAAAGCTCTCGACCCGCTCGTGCTCGGAGTTGTCCACAGCTGA